TTTGAAGCGCTGCCCACCATCAACACCCTGGGTGTATTGCGCCGTATTGCCTGAGGTTTTTCTGAGCGCAGTTATTGCGCTGTTAAACGCCAAGCCCCTGCTTGCTGGCCCGGCTGCTGGGGGCAAGCAGGTTGACTTCTGTGAAGAGTTTGGCGGCCGGGGTGTGCTCTGTGAGTGCGTCTGCTGCCAATAAAATTGCGCCACTCGTCCAGGTGGTTTTTTCTTCAGGCCAAATGGCTTTATCGCGAAACTGGTAGCCCATCCAATAGCCGCCATCGGCATCTAAAAACTGGTGCAACCAGCTGTAGAGGTTTACCGCGCGGGTGTGATCGCCAATGGCCAGCAGCGCCATGGTGAGCTCGCAGCTTTCGGCAATGGTGACCCAGGGCTCGTCACTCACACACCGGCACCCCAGGTTGTGCTCTACAAATTCGCTCCAGCGGCTGTCGATGCGCGCGCGCGCCTGCTCGCCGGAAATTACGCCGGTAAGCACCGGGTAAAACCAATCCATGGAATAGCGTGCCTTGCTCTCCCAGGTGCGATCGAAACGCTCGGGTTTGTGGTTGATGCATTCAACCAGCAGAGTGCGCGCGCGCACCCAGTGGCGGGCATCCTCACCCAGGGTTACGGCAATATTTATGGCGCACTCCAGGCTCTTGGCAATGGAGCTATTGGCGGTAAGCAGTGCATCGTTGA
This genomic stretch from Simiduia sp. 21SJ11W-1 harbors:
- a CDS encoding prenyltransferase, which gives rise to MTSLLLQKGRFPKALLAPTVNYILSQQLEDGCIPWYRGDKADPWDHTEAAMGLSIAGQWAAAEHAYQWLADQQRVDGSWWNHYRNNQPVCREKRETNFVAYVATGIWHHYLISGDHSFLLHHWQMVQNAINFVLRYQSVHGEIDWAVDENDCGLNDALLTANSSIAKSLECAINIAVTLGEDARHWVRARTLLVECINHKPERFDRTWESKARYSMDWFYPVLTGVISGEQARARIDSRWSEFVEHNLGCRCVSDEPWVTIAESCELTMALLAIGDHTRAVNLYSWLHQFLDADGGYWMGYQFRDKAIWPEEKTTWTSGAILLAADALTEHTPAAKLFTEVNLLAPSSRASKQGLGV